One Deinococcus roseus DNA window includes the following coding sequences:
- a CDS encoding SDR family NAD(P)-dependent oxidoreductase, whose amino-acid sequence MNQTVLITGATGAIGSATARSLARQGCQLILLARNQEKLEEVKGQIRQETPAAEVKTLVVDFAELHAVKNAALNIQKDHPELHAVIHNAAIFKSSRTLTSDGLETMFTVNHLAPFMLTKVLFETIQQTRGSRILTVTAPSTTQINFQDPMGEQRFNALNAFGATKMANLLFAFKLGRAGLTSHALHPGLVRSELLREANPFLQIVTFLASGSPEKVAQAFSEVTLQPKYAQSNGQFWHLTKPIQAPAYARDPRNQDELWDLSLKWINTLEARRR is encoded by the coding sequence ATGAACCAGACGGTCCTCATCACAGGTGCCACCGGAGCCATTGGCAGTGCCACAGCCAGATCTCTTGCCAGACAGGGCTGTCAGCTGATCCTGCTGGCCCGCAATCAGGAAAAATTGGAGGAGGTCAAAGGCCAGATCCGGCAGGAAACCCCTGCTGCAGAAGTGAAAACCCTGGTTGTGGATTTTGCAGAGCTGCATGCCGTCAAGAATGCAGCTCTGAACATCCAGAAAGACCATCCTGAACTGCATGCAGTGATTCACAACGCAGCCATTTTCAAGTCCAGCCGCACCCTCACCAGCGATGGTCTGGAAACCATGTTCACCGTGAACCATCTGGCTCCGTTCATGCTCACCAAGGTGCTTTTCGAGACCATCCAACAGACCAGAGGCTCCAGAATCCTCACGGTCACGGCCCCCTCCACCACGCAGATCAACTTTCAGGATCCCATGGGAGAACAGCGTTTCAATGCCCTGAATGCTTTTGGGGCCACCAAAATGGCCAATCTGCTGTTTGCGTTCAAGCTGGGACGGGCAGGCCTGACCTCCCATGCCCTGCACCCCGGACTGGTGCGTTCAGAGCTGCTCAGGGAAGCCAATCCCTTTCTGCAGATTGTGACGTTCCTGGCTTCTGGATCTCCTGAAAAAGTGGCCCAGGCTTTCAGTGAAGTGACCCTGCAACCCAAATATGCGCAGAGCAACGGGCAATTCTGGCACCTGACAAAGCCCATTCAGGCCCCGGCTTATGCCCGTGATCCCCGCAATCAGGATGAACTGTGGGACCTCTCCCTGAAGTGGATCAACACCCTGGAAGCCCGCAGACGCTGA
- a CDS encoding DNA-directed RNA polymerase subunit beta', which produces MKDFKKVRIALASPEKIRDWSFGEVEKPETINYRTLRPEREGLFDERIFGPTKDYECACGKYKRQRYEGKVCERCGVEVTKSVVRRYRMGHIDLATPCAHIWYVKDTPSKIGTLLDLTANQLEQVLYFSKFIVIDPQNAMRDGRPLKRGELLSDEEYRELRYGRQETYGIAAGTEAEVRDGEYVTKGQVLAGNVVSRIDGLAQYRFPRRTEIHYRESKVAQLNLPAGSLVDMDAFRAGEILAELTADFELTAPVAGTAFVTDLGEDSVLIEIKDGNNKVLSTLYVPHGTEVFVAHGEIVEEGTLLAKAVAGKTLRPSRVSNLSNVGTRKKSGITEVTVNWTRIASYDVKPSMHFLVGDTSEVVSGQKVVGAIDEEEEIYAEADGTLYLHQPASIVVSKARVYPYNDEPLVVNGDRVAPGDDLGDGGRVKSEISGRVEIDLVRQQVRIIESYDFTAKMGAEAIKELLDDLDLPTLEAELAEQMKDTSRHKRAKARKRLEVARSFVRSGNNPTWMILATVPVMPPDLRPMVQVDGGRFATSDLNDLYRRLINRNNRLKKLMQQGAPDMIIRNEKRMLQEAVDALIDNGRRGTPVTNPGSERALRSLTDLLGGKQGRFRQNLLGKRVDYSGRSVIVVGPQLRLHQCGVPKRMALELFKPFLFKVLEEKGEVSNIKQARKMLERYRDTRDSVWDALEEVIEDKVVLLNRAPTLHRLGIQAFEPVLVEGQSIQLHPLVCEAFNADFDGDQMAIHVPLSAQAQAEARIQMLSAHNLLSPAHGEPNVKPSRDIILGIFTLTQIRTDNLGAGSEFDSPAEALAALEAGQINLNSLIKVRGKETSAGRIKYVFANPEEALHAVERGEIDMQDHVRIRFKGKLEETTAGRVFFYNIVAEAVSEDGTTVPENLMNIHTVYEKDALKDIIVDSFKRLGVEKTARLLDALKDSGFKLSTTSGVTIGIDDVVIPTQKAEIIAEADEKLDEINSMADMGFLTEEERYKQVIQLWNETTDQVKNAVFKNFEQNYPFNPLWIMSQSGARGNPQQIRQLAGMRGLMARPDGSTYPVPIKASFREGLTVLEYFISTHGARKGGADTALRTADSGYLTRKLVDVAHEVVVRDEDCETTDYSVVSVGHYDDRSGKWTARKTSEIETSLYGRTLAMDLESSNLTLPTGHMLSVEDLRILVKNTEEIKEVYVRTPLNCRVKSGVCQKCYGYDLSQAKTVSLGEAVGVVAAESIGEPGTQLTMRTFHTGGVAGGSDITLGLPRVIELFEGRKPKVKAVLADRDGALQVVEEEDRFLVKIKADDEADSSKTAIKIDRDQYRMIVRDGDRVEAGQPLTRGAINPHELLEFKGTQATEQYLVDEVQRVYRNQGVKVHDKHIEIIVRQMLKFVEVADGGDTDLLEGQVVERQEVDNVNETLIDDQKPASWKPVLLGITKSSLSTQSWLSAASFQHTTHVLTEASIAGRVDELIGLKENVILGKLIPAGTGLDLVRKLQIADARTLERYAKPSVEQERTPGTRQEAGIQPGLAD; this is translated from the coding sequence GTGAAAGACTTTAAAAAAGTCAGAATTGCTCTGGCCAGCCCCGAGAAGATCAGAGATTGGTCTTTCGGAGAGGTCGAGAAACCTGAAACCATCAACTACCGCACCCTGCGCCCCGAGCGTGAAGGTCTGTTCGACGAGCGGATCTTTGGTCCCACCAAGGACTACGAGTGCGCCTGCGGAAAATACAAACGCCAGCGTTACGAGGGCAAAGTCTGTGAACGCTGCGGCGTGGAAGTCACCAAGAGTGTCGTCCGCCGTTACCGCATGGGTCACATTGACCTTGCCACCCCCTGCGCCCACATCTGGTACGTCAAAGACACCCCCTCCAAGATTGGTACGCTGCTCGATTTGACCGCAAACCAGCTGGAGCAGGTGCTGTACTTCAGCAAGTTCATCGTGATTGACCCCCAGAACGCCATGCGCGATGGCCGTCCTTTAAAGCGCGGCGAACTGCTCTCCGATGAGGAGTACCGTGAACTGCGTTATGGCCGTCAGGAAACCTACGGCATTGCTGCAGGCACCGAAGCCGAAGTGCGCGACGGCGAGTACGTGACCAAAGGTCAGGTGCTGGCTGGCAATGTGGTGAGCCGCATTGACGGTCTGGCCCAGTACCGCTTCCCCCGCCGCACCGAAATTCACTACCGTGAAAGCAAAGTGGCCCAGCTGAACCTGCCCGCAGGCAGCCTGGTGGACATGGACGCTTTCCGTGCCGGTGAAATTCTGGCCGAACTGACCGCAGATTTTGAACTGACCGCTCCCGTGGCTGGCACTGCTTTTGTGACCGACCTCGGTGAAGACAGCGTTTTGATCGAAATCAAAGACGGCAACAACAAGGTGCTCTCCACCCTCTACGTTCCCCACGGCACCGAAGTTTTCGTGGCCCACGGCGAAATCGTGGAAGAAGGCACCCTGCTGGCCAAAGCTGTGGCTGGCAAGACCCTGCGTCCCAGCCGCGTGAGCAACCTCAGCAATGTCGGAACCCGCAAGAAGTCCGGCATCACCGAAGTGACCGTGAACTGGACCCGCATTGCTTCTTACGATGTGAAGCCCAGCATGCACTTCCTGGTGGGCGACACCAGTGAAGTGGTTTCCGGTCAGAAAGTGGTCGGGGCCATCGACGAGGAAGAGGAAATTTACGCCGAAGCAGACGGCACCCTCTACCTGCACCAGCCTGCCTCCATCGTGGTCTCCAAAGCCCGCGTCTACCCTTACAACGATGAACCCCTTGTTGTGAACGGTGACCGTGTGGCCCCTGGCGACGACCTTGGCGATGGTGGGCGCGTCAAGAGCGAAATCTCCGGTCGCGTGGAAATCGACCTGGTGCGCCAGCAAGTGCGCATCATCGAGTCCTACGACTTCACCGCCAAGATGGGTGCAGAAGCCATCAAGGAACTGCTGGACGACCTGGACCTCCCCACGCTGGAAGCCGAACTGGCCGAGCAGATGAAGGACACCAGCCGCCACAAGCGCGCCAAAGCCAGAAAACGTCTGGAAGTGGCCCGTTCTTTTGTCAGAAGCGGCAACAACCCCACCTGGATGATCCTGGCCACCGTGCCAGTGATGCCCCCGGATCTGCGCCCCATGGTTCAGGTGGACGGCGGACGCTTTGCGACCTCCGACCTCAACGACCTGTACCGCCGCCTGATCAACAGAAACAACCGTCTGAAGAAGCTGATGCAGCAGGGCGCTCCAGACATGATCATCCGCAACGAAAAGCGCATGCTGCAGGAAGCCGTGGACGCGCTGATCGACAACGGACGCCGTGGCACCCCCGTGACCAACCCAGGCTCTGAACGTGCATTGCGCTCCCTCACCGACCTGCTCGGTGGCAAACAGGGTCGCTTCCGTCAGAACCTGCTGGGTAAGCGTGTGGACTACTCCGGTCGTTCTGTGATCGTGGTCGGTCCCCAGCTGCGTCTGCACCAGTGTGGTGTTCCCAAGCGCATGGCGCTGGAACTCTTCAAGCCTTTCCTGTTCAAGGTGCTCGAAGAGAAAGGTGAAGTCTCCAACATCAAGCAAGCGAGAAAGATGCTGGAACGTTACCGCGACACCAGAGACAGCGTATGGGACGCCCTGGAAGAAGTGATTGAAGACAAAGTGGTGCTGCTGAACCGCGCACCCACCCTGCACCGTCTGGGGATTCAGGCTTTCGAGCCCGTGCTGGTGGAAGGTCAATCCATCCAGCTGCACCCCCTGGTCTGTGAAGCCTTCAACGCCGACTTCGACGGGGACCAGATGGCCATCCACGTGCCCCTGTCTGCCCAGGCGCAGGCCGAAGCACGCATCCAGATGCTGTCTGCCCACAACCTGCTCTCTCCTGCGCACGGTGAGCCCAACGTCAAACCTTCCCGTGACATCATTCTGGGGATCTTCACCCTGACCCAGATCCGCACCGACAACCTCGGTGCAGGCAGTGAATTTGATTCTCCTGCCGAGGCCCTCGCAGCCCTTGAAGCTGGTCAGATCAACCTGAACAGCCTGATCAAGGTGCGTGGCAAGGAAACCAGCGCTGGACGCATCAAGTATGTGTTTGCCAACCCCGAGGAAGCCCTCCACGCTGTGGAACGCGGCGAAATCGACATGCAGGACCACGTGCGCATCCGCTTCAAAGGCAAACTGGAGGAAACCACCGCTGGCCGCGTGTTCTTCTACAACATCGTTGCAGAAGCCGTGTCTGAAGATGGCACCACCGTTCCCGAGAACCTGATGAACATCCACACCGTCTACGAAAAAGACGCCCTGAAGGACATCATTGTGGATTCCTTCAAGCGCCTCGGTGTGGAGAAAACCGCCCGTCTGCTGGACGCCCTGAAAGACTCCGGGTTCAAACTGTCCACCACCTCCGGTGTGACCATTGGCATCGACGACGTGGTGATCCCCACCCAGAAAGCCGAGATCATTGCCGAGGCCGACGAGAAACTGGACGAAATCAACAGCATGGCCGACATGGGCTTCCTCACCGAAGAGGAACGCTACAAGCAGGTCATCCAGCTGTGGAACGAAACCACCGATCAGGTCAAGAACGCGGTGTTCAAAAACTTCGAGCAGAACTACCCCTTCAACCCGCTGTGGATCATGTCCCAGTCCGGTGCCCGTGGTAACCCCCAGCAGATCCGTCAGCTGGCCGGGATGCGCGGATTGATGGCCCGACCTGACGGCAGCACCTACCCGGTGCCCATCAAGGCGAGCTTCCGTGAAGGCCTGACCGTTCTGGAGTACTTCATCTCCACCCACGGTGCCCGTAAGGGGGGTGCAGACACCGCTCTGCGGACCGCCGACTCTGGATACCTCACCCGCAAACTGGTGGATGTGGCCCACGAAGTGGTTGTGCGCGATGAGGACTGCGAAACCACCGACTACAGCGTGGTCTCTGTCGGTCACTACGACGACCGCAGTGGCAAGTGGACCGCCCGCAAGACCAGCGAGATCGAAACCAGCCTGTATGGCCGCACCCTGGCCATGGACCTGGAATCCTCCAACCTGACCCTGCCCACCGGACACATGCTCTCCGTGGAAGACCTGCGAATCCTGGTGAAAAACACCGAGGAAATCAAGGAAGTCTACGTGCGCACCCCGCTCAACTGCCGCGTCAAGAGCGGTGTGTGCCAGAAGTGCTACGGTTACGACCTGTCCCAGGCCAAGACCGTGTCTCTGGGCGAGGCCGTCGGTGTGGTGGCAGCAGAGTCCATCGGTGAACCCGGGACCCAGCTGACCATGCGCACCTTCCACACCGGTGGTGTGGCAGGCGGAAGCGACATCACCCTGGGTCTTCCCCGTGTGATCGAACTGTTCGAAGGCCGCAAACCCAAAGTCAAAGCCGTGCTGGCAGACCGTGACGGTGCGCTGCAAGTTGTTGAAGAAGAAGACCGCTTCCTGGTGAAAATCAAAGCGGACGACGAGGCCGACAGCAGCAAGACCGCCATCAAGATCGACCGCGACCAGTACCGCATGATCGTGCGTGACGGGGACCGTGTCGAGGCAGGCCAGCCCCTCACCCGTGGTGCCATCAACCCCCACGAACTCCTGGAATTCAAGGGCACCCAGGCCACCGAGCAGTACCTCGTGGACGAAGTGCAACGTGTGTACCGCAACCAGGGCGTGAAGGTGCACGACAAGCACATCGAAATCATCGTGCGCCAGATGCTCAAATTCGTGGAAGTCGCCGATGGTGGAGACACCGACCTCCTCGAAGGTCAGGTTGTGGAACGCCAGGAAGTGGACAACGTCAACGAAACCCTCATTGACGACCAGAAACCTGCAAGCTGGAAACCCGTGCTCCTCGGGATCACCAAGTCCAGCCTTTCCACCCAGAGCTGGCTCTCCGCTGCAAGCTTCCAGCACACCACCCACGTGCTCACCGAAGCTTCCATCGCAGGCCGCGTGGACGAACTGATCGGTCTGAAGGAAAACGTGATCCTCGGGAAACTGATTCCCGCTGGAACCGGCCTCGACCTGGTGCGCAAGCTGCAGATTGCAGACGCCCGTACCCTGGAACGTTACGCCAAGCCCAGCGTGGAGCAGGAAAGAACCCCTGGAACCCGTCAGGAAGCTGGAATCCAACCCGGCCTGGCCGACTGA